The genome window TGAGGAGGGGAGGAATGGAGGTGAGAGGACTAGAGTCAACAGAACTGAGGAGGGGAGGAATGGGGGTGGGAGGACTAGAGTCAACAGAACTGAGGAGGGGAGGAATGGGGGTGGGAGGACTAGAGTCAACAGAACTGAGGAGGGGAGGAATGGAGGTGGGAGGACTAGAGTCAACAGAACTGAGGAGGGGAGGAATGGAGGTGAGAGGACTAGAGTCAACAGAACTGAGGAGGGGAGGAATGGGGGTGGGAGGACTAGAGTCAACAGAACTGAGGAGGGGAGGAATGGGGGTGAGAGGACTAGAGTCAACAGAACTGAGGAGGGGAGGAATGGAGGTGGGAGGACTAGAGTCAACAGAACTGAGGAGGGGAGGAATGGAGGTGAGAGGACTAGAGTCAACAGAACTGAGGAGGGGAGGAATGGGGGTGGGAGGACTAGAGTCAACAGAACTGAGGAGGGGAGGAATGGGGGTGAGAGGACTAGAGTCAACAGAACTGAGGAGGGGAGGAATGGAGGTGGGAGGACTAGAGTCAACAGAACTGAGGGGAGGAACGGGGGTGAGAGGACTAGAGTCAACAGAACTGAGGAGGGGAGGAATGGAGGTGGGAGGACTAGAGTCAACAGAACTGAGGGGAGGAATGGGGGTGGGAGGACTAGAGTCAACAGAACTGAGGAGGGGAGGAACGGGGGTGAGAGGACTAGAGTCAACAGAACTGAGGAGGGGAGGAATGGAGGTGGGAGGACTAGAGTCAACAGAACTGAGGGGAGGAACGGGGGTGAGAGGACTAGAGTCAACAGAACTGAGGAGGGGAGGAACGGGGGTGTGAGGACTAGAGTCAACAGAACTGAGGGGAGGAACGGGGGTGAGAGGACTAGAGTCAACAGAACTGAGGAGGGGAGGAACGGGGGTGAGAGGACTAGAGTCAACAGAACTGAGGAGGGGAGGAATGGGGGTGGGAGGACTAGAGTCAACAGAACTGAGGAGGGGAGAAATGGGGGTGGGAGGACTAGAGTCAACAGAACTGAGGGGAGGAACGGGGGTGAGAGGACTAGAGTCAACAGAACTGAGGAGGGGAGGAATGGGGGTGTGAGGACTAGAGTCAACAGAACTGAGGAGGGGAGGAACGGGGGTGAGAGGACTAGAGTCAACAGAACTGAGGAGGGGAGGAATGGGGGTGGGAGGACTAGAGTCAACAGAACTGAGGAGGGGAGAAATGGGGGTGGGAGGACTAGAGTCAACAGAACTGAGGAGGGGAGGAACGGGGGTGAGAGGACTAGAGTCAACAGAACTGAGGGGAGGAACGGGGGTGAGAGGACTAGAGTCAACAGAACTGAGGAGGGGAGGAATGGGGGTGGGAGGACTAGAGTCAACAGAACTGAGGAGGGGAGGAACGGGGGTGAGAGGACTAGAGTCAACAGAACTGAGGAGGGGAGGAACGGGGGTGAGAGGACTAGAGTCAACAGAACTGAGGAGGGGAGGAATGGGGGTGGGAGGACTAGAGTCAACAGAACTGAGGAGGGGAGAAATGGGGGTGGGAGGACTAGAGTCAACAGAACTGAGGAGGGGAGGAATGGGGGTGGGAGGACTAGAGTCAACAGAACTGAGGAGGGGAGGAACGGGGGTGAGAGGACTAGAGTCAACAGAACTGAGGGGAGGAACGGGGGTGAGAGGACTAGAGTCAACAGAACTGAGGAGGGGAGGAATGGGGGTGGGAGGACTAGAGTCAACAGAACTGAGGAGGGGAGGAACGGGGGTGAGAGGACTAGAGTCAACAGAACTGAGGAGGGGAGGAATGGGGGTGGGAGGACTAGAGTCAACAGAACTGAGGAGGGGAGAAATGGGGGTGGGAGGACTAGAGTCAACAGAACTGAGGTGGAGAGGAACGGGGGTGGGAGGACTAGAGTCAACAGAACTGAGGAGGGGAGAAATGGGGGTGGGAGGACTAGAGTCAACAAAACTGAGGAGGGGAGGAATGGGGGTGGGAGGACTAGAGTCAACAGAACTGAGGAGGGGAGGAATGGGGGTGGGAGGACTAGAGTCAACAGAACTGAGGAGGGGAGGAATGAGGGTGGGAGGACTAGAGTCAACAGAACTGAGGAGGGGAGGAATGGGGGTGGGAGGACTAGAGTCAACAGAACTGAGGAGGGGAGAAATGGGGGTGGGAGGACTAGAGTCAACAGAACTGAGGAGGGGAGGAATGGGGGTGGGAGGACTAGAGTCAACAGAACTGAGCTGGGGAGGAATGGGGTGTGAGGACTAGAGTCAACAGAACTGAGGAGGGGAGAAATGGGGGTGGGAGGACTAGAGTCAACAGAACTGAGGAGGGGAGGAATGGGGGCGGGAGGACTAGAGTCAACAGAACTGAGGGGAGGAACGGGGGTGAGAGGACTAGAGTCAACAGAACTGAGGAGGGGAGGAATGGGGGTGGGAGGACTAGAGTCAACAGAACTGAGGTGGGGAGGAATGGGGTGGGAGGACTAGAGTCAACAGAACTGAGGTGGAGAGGAATGGGGGTGGGAGGACTAGCCACAGAACTGAGGTGGAGAGGAATGAGGGTGGGAGGACTAGAGTCAACAGAACTGAGGAGGGGAGGAATGGAGGTGGGAGGACTAGAGTCAACAGAACAGGAGGGGAGGAATGGGGGTGGGAGGACTAGAGTCAACAGAACTGaggtggagaggaatggaggtggGAGGACTAGAGTCAACAGAACTGAGGTGGAGAGGAACGGGGGTGTGAGGACTAGAGTCAACAGAACTGAGGTGGGGAGGAATGGGGGTGGGAGGACTAGAGTCAACAGAACTGAGGTGGAGGAATGGGGGTGGGAGGACTAGAGTCAACAGAACTGAGGTGGAGAGGAATGGGGGTGGGAGGACTAGATTCAACAGAACTGAGGAGGGGAGGAATGGGGGTGGGAGGACTAGTCAACAGAACTGAGGTGGGGAGGAATGGGGGTGGGAGGACTAGAGTCAACAGAACTGAGGGGGGGAGGAATGGGGGTGGGAGGACTAGAGTCAACAGAACTGAGGAGGGGAGGAATGGGGGTGAGAGGACTAGAGTCAACAGAACTGAGGAGGGGAGGAATGGGGGTGGGAGGACTAGAGTCAACAGAACTGAGGAGGGGAGGAATGGGGGTGGGAGGACTAGAGTCAACAGAACTGAGGAGGGGAGGAATGGGGGTGGGAGGACTAGAGTCAACAGAACTGAGGAGGGGAGGAATGAGGGTGGGAGGACTAGAGTCAACAGAACTGAGGAGGGGAGGAATGGGGTGGGAGGACTAGAGTCAACAGAACTGAGGAGGGGAGGAATGGGGTGGGAGGACTAGAGTCAACAGAACTGAGGAGGGGAGGAATGGGGGTGAGAGGACTAGAGTCAACAGAACAGGGCCCCAGGAAGCAACAAAGAGAAAATACCATGCATAATTATTTACATATTCAGAACTAAAAGATAACATAATTAACACAACTCTGTGCTGCTCCACTGTCTGTCCAACAAGAGACCACCTTCTACACCGTCTGAGAAGACGAGCAGAGCTCTGTCTGTCACCACACACAGCATCACTTGGAATGGACATGAGTTCCGTCCTGTCTGTCACCACACACAGCATCACTTGGAATGGACATgagctctgtcctgtctgtcaccACACACAGCATCACTTGGAATGGACATGAgttctgtcctgtctgtcagcgAGGCAGCTGGACGGTAAGTAGTATACAGGAGACCCCCCTTAGCGCAGTGGACATgagtcctgttctgtcctgtctgtcagtgAGGCAGCTGGACGGTAAGTAGTATACAGGAGACCCCCCTTAGCGCAGTGGACATgagtcctgttctgtcctgtctgtcagtgAGGCAGCCGAACGGTAAGTAGTATACAGGAGACCCCCCTTAACGCAGTGGACATgagttctgttctgtcctgtctgtcagtgAGGCAGCTGGACGGTAAGTAGTATACAGGAGACCCCCCTTAACGCAGTGGACATgagtcctgtcctgtctgtcagtgAGGCAGCCGGACGGTAAGTAGTATACAGGAGACCCCCCTTAACGCAGTGGACATgagttctgtcctgtcctgtctgtcagtgAGGCAGGCGGTAGGCTAGCTAGGTACAGCTAGGCAGGATACCCTCCTCTGATGCTGCATGGTGCCATGGTGGCTCTCCTCTTATACGATGCGCGGTGCTGAGCGATCGTTGGTATTGGTCCTCTTCAGCTTGACCCCTCTCTGGATAACCAGCAGCATGTTTCCCCCCTGACCATCCATAACCTCCCCATCCTCCAGGGACCCCCCCTCGCCCTGACACTGGACCCCAGGCTGGTGAGGGGCCAGGGGAGGGTTGGTGGTTGCTTGACCACTCCAGAACGCCAGGGGAAGTACACCcagctccccctcctctccctgggcTGGAGACTCAGGGCTCTGGGCCTCCTCTGGTTCCTCTGCCCCTACTCCTGGTCCTCCAGGAAGCCGCAGCCCCCCAGGGAATCCTCCCCCAACTAGGCCAGGCACGGTGGGGCACTTGACTGGGATGACGGGGGTCCGGATGGGGATGGGGCCGGTGGTCCCGCGGCGGGCCGAGGGCTTGGTGGAGGGCGTGCGGCGGATGGTGGCGACCCCAGGGGTCATGATGACGGACCCAGCCGTAGAAGGTAGGCCGGCGGTGGACGCTGGTCTCTTGGACTGGAACATCCTACGGTAGGACTGGCTGATGTCACTGTTACGGGGGATGGTGGATGACTTGTCAAACTCCTGCTGGTCAACCTCCTGGTCCCCTCCCATGGAGAAATAGTCATAGTCTGACACTggaataaacagagagagagagagagagagacatgttaggacatttattattattattttgtatttatttattatggatccccattagttcctgtcaagaccgCAGTTActtttcctgtggtttattatggatccccattagttcctgtcaagaccgCAGTTActtttcctgtggtttattatggatccccattagttcctgtcaagacagcagttacttttcctgtggtttattatggatccccattagttcctgtcaagacagcagctactcttcctggggtttattatggatccccattagttcctgtcaagacagcagctactcttcctggggtttattatggatccccattagttcctgtcaagacagaagctactcttcctggggtttattatggatccccattagttcctgtcaagacagaagctactcttcctggggtttattatggatccccattagttcctgttaaggcagcagctactcttcctggggtttattatggatccccattagttcctgtcaagaccgCAGTTActtttcctgtggtttattatggatccccattagttcctgttaaggcagcagctactcttcctggggtttattatggatccccattagttcctgtcaagacagcagctactcttcctggggtttattatggatccccattagttcctgtcaagaccgCAGTTActtttcctgtggtttattatggatccccattagttcctgtcaagacagcagctactcttcctggggtttattatggatccccattagttcctgtcaagacagcagctactcttcctggggtttattatggatccccattagttcctgtcaagacagaagctactcttcctggggtttattatggatccccattagttcctgtcaagacagcagctactcttcctggggtttattatggatccccattagttcctgtcaagacagaagctactcttcctggggtttattatggatccccattggttACTGGCTATTCATTGAAATTTACAttgcaagttgcaacattgactGTGGCTTCGATTTGAAAGAAATAAACAGGCCactaaattacatttacattggaATGTAGGCTGTGTATTAATGGCCTCAATACAATAGACTAGAATTGGCTTGATGACCACAGACAATTTCACCCTTAATGGCAGTGACCAACAGTGTGTGAAGCGGTATAGGAAGTGGCATCTCTTTAAcaaggagcggcaggtagcctagtggttatagcgttgggccagtaaccgaaaggttactagattgaatccccgagctgacaaggtaaaattatgtcgctctgcccctgaacaaggcagttaacccactgtaaaAATAACAAAGCAACTGGAACTGTTGGTAGGAACAGTTGGTATTGCCTTGAAAATATAGCCTAGTGTATAAAACGAATGAAAAAAATGTAGGCTATAAACTGTGTCATCCTCAATTATTTTTAATGCATTGTGTCCTCATGTGTGGTTGTTTTGTTTTGAAATTGGCAAATAAATCAAATTGAAATCACAAAAAAATGTAGGTTAAGGTTTATAGACCACAACAAAAACAGCTTGCAGCCTCTGGCTGGCTGTGTTTAGCTGGAAGGTGGCAGACCCAATTTGAAACTTGCCTAGGGCTTATAGCTGTCCTCTGATTGGAGGCTACCCGCCAGAGATGCAAATCACATCTTGAGCAGTAAACTCTGCTCTCCCGCTGGCGGTTGGTATTTATATCCCTGGCCGTAGTGACTGCGGGAAATAGCAAGCGGGGAGGACTTTTTTTGCTATCTGGgacggagttgcattattttccatagaacgcatagAGCCCCTAGTTGATTATCCTTTTAATACCATGGCGACACTTTTAACACATTTGCCGCTAGAAAtatgttcaacatccactgaagtagctagcaagtttactagatagcgaCAACAGTTgccgtggtaaccaaacaaacagacttgctagtttagctaaccaaaccatcagtcctagcttgccatTATGAATATAGAATATCAACAAAAGGCAATATTTttttcaattcgacttttgctttAAAAGCAGCttaaacatagaacatgtaagaatgaactatagccatGGAATTTTACCGTGctttatagggaaataatgcacgctctagaatgcccttcaagccaatcagaaacaggtattcaacaatgccatggtataaataTCTATATTACATATCTATATTACATCCCATTATTACATATCTATATTACATATCTACATTACATCCCTATATTACATATCTATATTACATATCTACATtacaattttatttaacctttatttaactaggcaagtcagataaagaacaaattctttgctgataggtgtataaaatcgagcacacagtccATAGACaaccattggcagtagaatggccttactgaagagctcagtgactttcaacgtgacactgtcgtaggatgctacctttccaacaattcagttcgtcaaatttctgccctgatagagctgccctggtcaactgtaagtgctgttattgtgaagtggaaacgtctaggagcaacaacggctcagtcgcgaagtggtaggccacataacCTCACAGAATGGGACACCCCGAGTGCTGAAGCGGGTAAAAATTGTctatcctcagttgcaacactccctatcgagttccaaactgcctctggaagcaacgtcagcacaataactgttcgtcgggagcttcatgaaatgggttttcatggccgagcagccgcacacaagcctaagatcaccatgcgcaatgccaagcgtcggctggagtggtgtaaagctcgccgccattggactttggagcagtggaaacacgttctctggcagtctgacggacgaatctgggtttggcagatgccaggagaacgctacctgcccaaatgcataatgccaactgtaaagtttggtggaggaggaataatgttctggggctgtttttcatggttcaggctaggccccttagttccagtgaagggaaatcttaacactacagcagacaatgacattctagacgattctgtgcttgaaacattgtggcaacagtttggggcaggccctttcctgtttcagcatgacaatgcccccgtgcacaaagcgaggtccatacagaaatggcttgtcgagatcggtgtggaagaacttgactggcttgcacagagccctgacctcaaccccatcgaacacctttggaacgccaggcctaatcgcccaacatcagtgcccgacctcactaatgctcttgtggctgaatggaagcaagtccccgcagcaatgttccaacatctagtggaaagccttcccagaagagtggaggctgttatagcagcaaggggGGGGGACTCCATATTAtggcccatgattttggaatgagattgtttgatgagcagatgtccacatacttttggtcatttagTGTACCTATATCCTATTTTTACCAGACACTTACCTGACACATTTACACAGAAGGATATGGCGCTACAAGTCATGCATGCCTTTGCATattttgtcagtgtgtgtgtgtgtgtgtgtgttaaccttgTGAGGGTATGGTGTCCTCTGAACAGCATGGGGTGGTACTCTGGGTACTGTAGCCACTAGAACAGTGTAGAGAGTCTCTACTGGAACGCTGTGTCTGTGAGTCCAGCTGTAGACCTCTGGACAGGGCCAGGGCCAGCTCCTCATGGGCCTCCATctcacacacctgaacacacacacacacacacacacacacacacacacacacacacacacacacacacacacacacacacacacacacacacacacacacacacacacacacacacacacacacacacgtcaaactAGATATTTCAAGAAAAATATGACTTGCTTCAGACATTTGTATAAAATATAGATTAAATCATGTTTCCAGCTGACCTTGGGTGGTGGAGGTAATGGTTGACTCCTGCCCCCTGGTGCTGGGATGACTCCAGCAGGTAGTGGTAGACGCCTGCCCCCTGGTGCTGGGATGAATCCAGCAGGTAGTGGTAGACTCCTGCCCCCTGGTGCTGGGATGACTCCAGCAGGTAGTGGTAGACTCCTGCCCCCTGGTGCTGGGATGACTCcagcaggtagtggtagtggggcataGCTGGTGTCTGCTGGTACAAGATCCTTGTCCTTCCTCCTTCTAAGGGTGTTCACCATGGGCTGGTCATAGGGTCCTGGCTTAGCCCAGTCCTACAGGATACACATACAGAAACATAGCTGAGTTCACCTCCTCTACCCAGTCCTACAGGATACAGAAACATAACTGAGTTCACCTCTACCCAGTCCTAAAGGATACAGAAACATAGCTGAGTTCACCTCTACCCAGTCCTACAGGATACAGAAACATAGCTGAGTTCACCTCCTCTACCCAGTCCTACAGGATACAGAAACATAGCTGAGTTCACCTCCTCTACCCAGTCCTACAGGATACAGAAACATAGCTGAGTTCACCTCCTCTACCCAGTCCTACAGGATACAGAAACATAGCTGAGTTCACCTCCTCTACCCAGTCCTACAGGATACGGAAACATAGCTGAGTTCACCTCTACCCAGTCCTACAGGATACAGAAACATAGCTGAGTTCACCTCCTCTACCCAGTCCTACAGGATACAGAAACATAGCTGAGTTCACCTCCTCTACCCAGTCCTACAGGATACAGAAACATAGCTGAGTTCACCTCCTCTACCCAGTCCTACAGGATACAGAAACATAGCTGAGTTCACCTCCTCTACCCAGTCCTACAGGATACAGAAACATAGCTGAGTTCACCTCTACCCAGTCCTACAGGATACAGAAACATAGCTGAGTTCACCTCCTCTACCCAGTCCTACAGGATACGGAAACATAGCTGAGTTCACCTCTACCCAGTCCTACAGGATACAGAAACATAGCTGAGTTCACCTCCTCTACCCAGTCCTACAGGATACAGAAACATAGCTGAGTTCACCTCCTCCTTGGTATCCCTAGCTGTGTTCTTTAATCATGGGCCTCTGAAGATCCTGTCAGCTGGGGATTCTGAACTATTATCACGATATTCAAATACATCTTCTCCAGGAACACATCTGAAATCTACCAATGAAACGTGTAGAAGACGATGTAGTATATTGTCCTACGGTCATTTTGCAATCTGActgtaacataataataatgTCAGAATAATTCAGAGGGTCCCTACGTAATGACAGATATTTTAGGAACACAAGGAGTCAGGACatgatgaggaggagaactgAACCAACAACCAACCTTCCAGCTGGGGACTTTAGAGGTGGGGACCATGTTAGGCCCCAGGGTGCAGTAATGAGGGTAGTCAGGTAGCAGGGCCGAGCACGGCCTGGACCACGACTGGGacggacaggaggaggaggtgatggaggacgaatgggaggagggagggaagagggggtaGGAACCCACCAGGCCTGAGCCCCCTCCCATCAGGTAGGACCCCCCCAGACCTGAGCCCCCTCCCATCAGGTATGAAGAGTCTGAATGATGGTGATCCCCGTAGTGGTCATACCCGTTAGACAACTGAGCATGAGCAGGGGAACGGAatgacacaaacaaacaaacaaacaaacaaacaaacataaaaACACAAAATTTGAGAAATTGGTCAAATGATAAAAACCAACACAATAGGGTCAGGATAATAAAACAAACACAATAGGGTCAGGATAATAAAACAAACACAAtagggtcaggataataaaccaacacaatagggtcaggataataaaccaacacaacagggtcaggataataaaccaacacaatagggtcaggataataaaccaacacaatagggtcaggataataaaccaacacaatggggtcaggataataaaccaacacaacagggtcaggataataaaccaacacaatagggtcaggataataaaccaacacaatagggtcaggataataaaccaacacaatggggtcaggataataaaccaacacaatggtgtcaggataataaaccaacacaatggggtcaggataataaaccaacACAATAGGGTCAGAATAATAAACCAACACAAtggggtcaggataataaaccaacacaatggggtcaggataataaaccaacacaatagggtcaggataataaaccaacacaatggggtcaggataataaaccaacacaatggggtcaggataataaaccaacacaacagggtcaggataataaaccaacacaatggggtcaggataataaaccaacacaatggggtcaggataataaaccaacACAATAGGGTCAGGATAATAAAACAAACACAATAGGGTCAGAATAATAAACCAACACAATAGGGTCAGGCTAAtagggtcaggataataaaccaacacaacagggtcaggataataaaccaacacaatggggtcaggataataaaccaacACAACAGGGCCAGGATAATAAACCAACACAAcagggtcaggataataaaccaacacaacagggtcaggataataaaccaacacaatagggtcaggataataaaccaacacaacagggtcaggataataaaccaacacaatagggtcaggataataaaccaacACAATAGGGTCAGGCTAAtagggtcaggataataaaccaacacaacagggtcaggataataaaccaacacaatggggtcaggataataaaccaacACAACAGGGCCAGGATAATAAACCAACACAAcagggtcaggataataaaccaacacaacagggtcaggataataaaccaacacaatagggtcaggataataaaccaacacaacagggtcaggataataaaccaacacaatggggtcaggataataaaccaacACAATAGGGTCAGGATAATAAAACAAACACAATAGGGTCAGAATAATAAACCAACACAATAGGGTCAGGCTAAtagggtcaggataataaaccaacacaacagggtcaggataataaaccaacacaatggggtcaggataataaaccaacACAACAGGGCCAGGATAATAAACCAACACAAcagggtcaggataataaaccaacACAACAGGGTCAGCATAATAAACCAACACAAtagggtcaggataataaaccaacacaacagggtcaggataataaaccaacacaatagggtcaggataataaaccaacACAATAGGGTCAGGATAAtagggtcaggataataaacaaacacaatagggtcaggataataaaccaacacaacagggtcaggataataaaccaacacaatggggtcaggataataaaccaacACAACAGGGTTAGGATAATAAACCAACACAAcagggtcaggataataaaccaacACAATAGGGTCAGGATTATAAACCAACACAATAGGGTCAGGATAAtagggtcaggataataaacaaacacaatagggtcaggataataaaccaacacaatagggtcaggataataaaccaacACAACAGAGTCAGGATAATAAAACAACACAAtagggtcaggataataaaccaacacaacagggtcaggataataaaccaacacaatagggtcaggataataaaccaacACAACAGGGTCAGGATAATAAAACAACACAATCAGAAACACAAGATAAAAGTTGATGAATGAAATACAAATAACACAACATTTCGGAAGAACGAATAAACAAAGGAGTAAACTAAGAAAATGAAATTGACAAACCAAGACTCCTGTTCTGAATTCTGAAATGTATGTGAACGACCACGATGACCCATGAGACTAGATACGTAACAGCAGGAATCAGAGACAGGTGAAAGGAAGCTGTGGGTGGATCACGTGGGTGGGGTCGAGGGTTGTGGCGAGGGTGGACACTATGTTTCCTGTGAGGAGACTCTAGACTAAGGGCTACAGCAAGGGGACGAGGGGTAGGGTATCTATCATGGgagggcaggggggggggggggtgcttcctctcaaaggagggatggagggagtatgTCACCTTGTCAACTGCAGCCAGAGGCCCTCCAGAGGTGGGAGAGCtgcactcactgactgactggcaggTGTCAGAGGCCTCAGACGAGCCAGAGCTGGAGCAAGGCTGGAGGAACAGCAGGTTGGGTGGAGGTAGACAGACGCGGCAGAAGACGAGCACAAGACGGGAGCAGAGAGTTTTGGTGTAAAAAAGAGAGGAGTTTGAGTTCAGTGTAGGGTTAAAAGATGACCGGATATgaacatacacacagtcacagacagtcacagacagtcacacacagtcgcagacagtcacagacagtcacagacagtCACACGCAGTCACAGGCAGTCACAGGCAGTCACATACAGTCACATACAGTCGCAGACAGtcacagacagtcacagacagtcacagacagtCACAGAGGAATAGAacacataaaggagaggaaggcgtgtattgtagccatcacataaaggagaggaaggcgtgtattgtagccatcacataaaggagaggaaggcgtgtattgtagccatcacataaaggagaggaaggcgtgtattgtagccatcacataaaggagaggaaggcgtgtattgtagccaccacataaaggagaggaaggcgtgtattgtagccatcacataaaggagaggaaggcgtgtattgtagccaccacataaaggagaggaaggcgtgtattgtagccatcacataaaggagaggaaggcgtgtattgtagccatcacataaaggagaggaaggcgtgtattgtagccatcacataaaggagaggaaggcgtgtattgtagccatcacataaaggagaggaaggcgtgtattgtagccatcacataaaggagaggaaggcgtgtattgtagccatcacataaaggagaggaaggcgtgtattgtagccatcacataaaggagaggaaggcgtgtattgtagccaccacataaaggagaggaaggcgtgtattgtagccatcacataaaggagaggaaggcgtgtattgtagccatcacataaaggagaggaaggcg of Salvelinus alpinus chromosome 4, SLU_Salpinus.1, whole genome shotgun sequence contains these proteins:
- the LOC139572900 gene encoding protein MTSS 1-like isoform X5, which codes for MEAVIEKECSALGGLFQSVIGDMKNSYPIWEDFISKAGKLQSQLRATVVAAAAFLDAFQKVADLATNTRGGTRDIGSALTRMCMRHRSIEAKLRDFSMAFMDCMINPLQDQMEEWKRGTNTLDKDHAKEYKKVRSEIKKKSLDTLKLQKKAKKADALGRGEVQPQLNSAMQDVSDTYLLLEEMEKQAVRKALVEERSRLCTFVSMLRPVVDEEISMLGEVTHLQTISDDLKMLTMDPHKLPPASEQVILDLKGSDYNWSYQTPPSSPSTTRSRKSSMCSSTLPQQAAARLSSMSSHDSGFISHPDTSKSPSPMPQETLPQPCSSSGSSEASDTCQSVSECSSPTSGGPLAAVDKLSNGYDHYGDHHHSDSSYLMGGGSGLGGSYLMGGGSGLVGSYPLFPPSSHSSSITSSSCPSQSWSRPCSALLPDYPHYCTLGPNMVPTSKVPSWKDWAKPGPYDQPMVNTLRRRKDKDLVPADTSYAPLPLPAGVIPAPGGRSLPLPAGVIPAPGGRSLPLPAGFIPAPGGRRLPLPAGVIPAPGGRSQPLPPPPKVCEMEAHEELALALSRGLQLDSQTQRSSRDSLHCSSGYSTQSTTPCCSEDTIPSQVSDYDYFSMGGDQEVDQQEFDKSSTIPRNSDISQSYRRMFQSKRPASTAGLPSTAGSVIMTPGVATIRRTPSTKPSARRGTTGPIPIRTPVIPVKCPTVPGLVGGGFPGGLRLPGGPGVGAEEPEEAQSPESPAQGEEGELGVLPLAFWSGQATTNPPLAPHQPGVQCQGEGGSLEDGEVMDGQGGNMLLVIQRGVKLKRTNTNDRSAPRIV
- the LOC139572900 gene encoding protein MTSS 1-like isoform X7, with the protein product MEAVIEKECSALGGLFQSVIGDMKNSYPIWEDFISKAGKLQSQLRATVVAAAAFLDAFQKVADLATNTRGGTRDIGSALTRMCMRHRSIEAKLRDFSMAFMDCMINPLQDQMEEWKRGTNTLDKDHAKEYKKVRSEIKKKSLDTLKLQKKAKKADALGRGEVQPQLNSAMQDVSDTYLLLEEMEKQAVRKALVEERSRLCTFVSMLRPVVDEEISMLGEVTHLQTISDDLKMLTMDPHKLPPASEQVILDLKGSDYNWSYQTPPSSPSTTRSRKSSMCSSLNSVNSSDSRSSGTSHSHSPSSSSCSSHYGYRSSTLPQQAAARLSSMSSHDSGFISHPDTSKSPSPMPQETLPQPCSSSGSSEASDTCQSVSECSSPTSGGPLAAVDKDWAKPGPYDQPMVNTLRRRKDKDLVPADTSYAPLPLPAGVIPAPGGRSLPLPAGVIPAPGGRSLPLPAGFIPAPGGRRLPLPAGVIPAPGGRSQPLPPPPKVCEMEAHEELALALSRGLQLDSQTQRSSRDSLHCSSGYSTQSTTPCCSEDTIPSQVSDYDYFSMGGDQEVDQQEFDKSSTIPRNSDISQSYRRMFQSKRPASTAGLPSTAGSVIMTPGVATIRRTPSTKPSARRGTTGPIPIRTPVIPVKCPTVPGLVGGGFPGGLRLPGGPGVGAEEPEEAQSPESPAQGEEGELGVLPLAFWSGQATTNPPLAPHQPGVQCQGEGGSLEDGEVMDGQGGNMLLVIQRGVKLKRTNTNDRSAPRIV